One Triticum dicoccoides isolate Atlit2015 ecotype Zavitan chromosome 3B, WEW_v2.0, whole genome shotgun sequence genomic window, GTTAGCATGATATAAAGggtttgctagagatgctcttagtcaGATTCTTTTGTGCACAAACTGTATTTGTAAACCCAACTCGTTTGAAAAGGCAACGGGGAAGGGGATTCGACCTAAAAGCGAAACAAAAACAATCATTTTCTCCGTTTTCAACTTTGGACTGAGAaaacaaatgacaacacatgtcagcaCACAATTGAACACAAAAATGACCTAAACCATTTTCTAAAATTAGATCCATGGGCACTGGGCTACAGCCCAGTTCTCAAAAAGTTACCTAAAAAAAAAGAAACAGACGTCTCACAGTTAGCCACTACTttatccgtctgaaaatacttgtcattaaaatgaataaaagatgatgtatctagatgtattttagttctagatacatcttttttatccattttgatgacaagtattttcggacggagggagtacagcaCAACGAGGAGTTTTTTTTTAGTGGTACTCAACGGGGAGTTAGCAAACGACACTTGAGGTCATTCCCACAGGCCCCAGGATGGGCCGCGTAATGTGCAGCCAGGTCGCACAGCCCGGCTCCTCCCCTGCTCCTCTCCTCTTTGCCCCCGCCACACCAAACCCCTAAACAGccgccatgtcgccgccgccgcagccgcagcaGAAGGACAAGGCAGAGCACGAGGTGCCGCGCGCGACGGTGGCCAGCGCCGTGGCGTCCCTCACCAAGTGGATGCGCGAGCGCGCCGCGGAGGCGCCGCCGAACCTGCTCGCCGACGAGCGCGACGACCTCGtcgtgctccagctctcgctccgcCGCGTCCCGCCCAAGCCCACCACCAAGCCGCACCTCCTCCCGCTCCCACACCCCGTCGTCGCCCACTCGGCCGCCTCCGTCTGCGTCATCTCCGACGACCGCGCCGGCTCcggctcccccgccgccgccgccatcctcgaCGCGGCCAGGTCGCTCAAGCTGCCCGTCTCGGAGGTCGTCCCCTTCTCCGCCCTCCGCACCGACTACCGCCCCTACGAATCGCGCCGCCGATTCGCCGCCTCGTACGACCTCTTCCTCGCCGACCGCGCCCTGCTCCCCATGCTGCCCCGCCTCCTCGGCAAGGCCTTCTACTCCACCAAGAAGGCCCCCATCGCCGTCGACTTCACCCGCGCCGGCTGGCCGGAGCAGGTCCGCAAGGTTCTGAGCTCGACTTTCCTGTACCTGCGGACCGGGACCTGCTCGGGGATAAAGGTGGGcaggctggacatggaggaggatgAGATTGTTGAGAATGTGATGGCGGCGGTGGAGGCCGCCGTGGAGAAGGTGCCCAAGAAGTGGGCAAACGTGAGGGCTCTGCATTTGAAGGCTGTGGATTCTGTCGCACTGCCAATATACCAGGTTGTGCCGGAGTTGGGCATGAAGATTGAGGTTCCGGTTGGGCGATTGGAAGCAGGAGTTGGTGCCGGAGAGGTCATCGATGCTGCACAAGTCGAGACCGGCAGCAATcgcaaggacaagaagatgaaggcactgaaAAATGCGGATGTCAATGGTGGAGCCGAAGGTGTGAAGTACAAGTGGAAAAGGAACAAGAAGGATCAGACTGAAGATGTTGTGATGGAAGAAGCCCAAGAGGCGAGTGAGAataggaggaagaaggaggctgcTCCTTTGGAAGAGCTTTCCGCTGGTGAGGGCCTGAAGACCCCAAAGAAGGGCAAGGATAAAAAGCGTGCATTGGACATGGAGGTGGAGGATGCTAGTCCGGCAGAGAAGGGTAGGAAGAGCGAGGAAGCCAGCAACAAGAAAAGTAAGGGCAAGAAAGAAGGTAGCAAGCAAGTacctgaggaggaggaggatgttggCAGcaagaagaacaaggggaagaagggAGAGGTcaaggaggggaagaagaagaagagcatgcAGGGTGATTCTGATGATGGTGAAGTCCTTTTGGATGGGGAAAGTACTCCTGCTGCCGTTAAAGCTGACAAGGAAGAGAAGAAGAGCAAGGGGAAGAAATCAAGTGTCGATAAGATGAAGAGATCCAGGTCAAAGGGTCTAAGGTTGTATTAGTTTTTCCTGCAATTGCTGCTTGTCAGTTGAATGCcaatctcaattgagaccaaggtgCATGTTCTATGCATAGATAAGCTGGTTGATCTGATTACTGTTAGCTGTGAGAAGCAATCATTGTCGAATCTGCTTCAGTTTTGTATTAGGAGAATGCACTTGAGATTATACTGGTGAGTGTACGGGGCGCTGTGGGGGAATTTCTGGAGTAGTTTCTTCAGATTTTGTGCGAGTCTGATACTACTATGCACCTTTGGGGTAAAACCTATAGTGGAACTGTTTTTCTTTTCATCTTCTGTAATCCATCTGGTATGCAACAATTTTGTGCGAGTCTGATACTACTATGCACGTGTTGGTCTGTCTTCTCGAATGCACCCCCCGAATTGAGCCTCTTGAAGTTCTGGATAGCAGGTATACTAAGTGAAATCCTGTATTCATGCTTCCATAGCTTTGGTGCTGGGCTTAGCTATTTACGTGTGATCTTTCATAGCTTTGGTGCTGGGCTTAGCTATTTACGTGTGATCAATCACTCTGTTCGATGAAATGCGTACTGGTCTCTCATATCCCTTTGCTTGAAGAAATGCTGATCTTAGCTCTGCCGTTCCCTTGTCTTCAGAAGCTCTTGGTCTACTATTTGGGTGCAGCAGGAAAGGGGTAACTGTGCTGCTGGAACGGCAGAGTTGTTTCTCCAGAGAAGAACAGATTCCTTCTTCATAACTAAGAATGTAGACTTTTAATTCTCTATTTTTTACAGCGTCGTGGTGGATGACTCGTGTAATAATGTAGAAAAGCAGGGGTTACTTTTCTCTGTTTTGTTTTGTTCAAAGTTTTACATGAtaaaaacaagttaaacatccaAGTTCAGTATAACAGATCCTAACAAGCAGAAATCACTCACACCCGGGTAAATTTTAGTAGGAGAAAGTGCAAGAGAATACAGAAACAGCTGGAACATTATCTTTACTTAGCATTTTGTAATTGTTCTGAACATTCTGATGCCTGCGTTTGATGCAAAGTTGCTGCTGGTACGATTCCGCTATTATTAATATTCCATGTGGTCGAACCTGGAAGAAGAATAGCAGCAGGAGCAAGTGTGGCATAAAGTTGTTAATCAGGTGCACTCTTTGATAAAATTTTACCTTGTGCTTCATAGATTGCATGCAGGTAGATGTACATGGTTTCTCTTCTTCTGGGTGGTTGGGGATTTGTTTTGGGATGATTAATTGAAATCAGGGAAGACCTTTTCATGTTCATTTGGAGGCACTAGGGTGAATTAATTCTGATCCCAGTGTCTATATTTTTCTCAAAGTATACTCGGCAATTGCATCGCCTGTGGCCAGCACAAACAGAGTGTTGTCTTATTTTCTGTAGTCTAGTGTTTCCTGTACTACTGGCAGAACATATACTATTTGCTAGCTCTTGTTGTTACCTCGTTTTACCCTATGTTTTTGAGGCAAagaccgtagaacaattgttctacggtaaTTTTCATTAATAATAACCAAAAGTATATGTACAAATGAGAAGCAATTGTTCAACGGTAATTTTCATTTTACCCTACGTTGCTCTCGGATCAGCTGTGAATCACAAATTATGACTAAATCTTATGATAATGATGACAACTGTTGGTACTTTAGGTGATATTTGGCTCATCAAATTATGACTAAATCTATTTTGATGCATGGTTGTACGGGCTAGAATTGTAGTTTAAGGCAGCAACTATACTGTGTGTGCTGCAGAAATGTACATGCAATATACATTGTGCCTTGCAGGCATAGGAGGGTTTGATTGTGTCTCAGTTGGTCCTTTATAATGCAGTACTAGAGATGTGAACGGATGGAGTTCATTTAGAGTATGAGTGGAGATCCTTTCCTTGCTTTCAACCGATGTATAGTTTAGTTCCTTCCTATATTAATTTGTGAAGTAGACTTAACAATTATACAATCTCTGTGTACTGGTACTCCGTTGTTTGGGCTTTGGCAGCTGGGAGATCAGTTTGTCATAGCATGTGAAAGTaagtctatttacttttatttaccTGCACTGTTGATTCTATTTATCAGTTGACAGAGGGTTTGTGAAACAGTAAGTTCAACATCATAGTGAAGCTTGGTGACAGGAACGTTTATTCATCCACTTGTGTTGTTGTCCTCCTCATTGGATGGTTCTGCTTTGAAGATATCAGAAGTATTCTAAGAAGTTTTGCTTTCTCTAACACTAAATAATCTGAGAGACAAGGGGTAAAGAGAAAGAGTATTTATGCAACGGTTTCATCGAAACGAAAGAGTATGTCCCTTTTGTCATCCTTGATGTGGGGGGAAAATGCATACAGTTAACTGTGCATGTTTTTCTGGCCAGAATTACTCTCATGTAGCACTGTCAGAAGAATTTGTATGTTTCCCTCTTCAAAATGTTACAACTCTGTTCTCTAGAAATAGTAAAATTGCCGCTTTTGGGTCTGTCAAACACCATGTGACCCTTCACTGATTGGTGCTTGGGAAAATTGGGATGCCAAATATGAATCTGAGAATGATCATCCAAATGACTTTTCAAAATCTTCTGCATTTGACTTAGTAGACGCAGCCTGAGACTCCATAGGGGAAAGAATCAAGCACAGAGTCTCATTTGCTCTGGAAAGAGCACAGGTTGCCTGATCATACACCTGGGCCATTATTGTACCGATATTTTTATGTATTATTTTTTCACTGTAAGTAACAAATATACTTTAGTGCTAGCCGTGATCCATTAGTAGTACTGTATTAAACACTGCTGTTAACTGTTAGACCAGTAAGTTCTACAAATAGTCTCTCTCCTTATCTGGTTCAAACTTCAAAGAATTATGTATAGTCTCATGTTGGGTTTTTTCATGATTGCATTCCCTCATCTACATTCGGTGTAGTACTATCTTTCGTCATTTACAACTGCTTTATTGTACTGGGTTGAGTAACAACAACTACTACGTATCCACGAGGAATCTTATTGACAAATCGGTGCTTATTTTGTACAAAGCTTCCTTTTGTCCTGAAATGTGTTGCTTTGGGGCCATGTatgaagttatagccagtcaatttCGATAGGTTTTCTGTTACAAGTATCAAGGAAATTTGATGTTACGTAAAAAGCGGTTCCTCCTAAATCAGATTGTTTTAGGGAATAATCTGCTCCAAGGTTGGGAATTTAGTGGTTAGTTTTTCTTTGGTTGTCTCTTAACTAATTTATAGTGTTCAATTAATCAGTCTCgctaagtctcagtcgacttaGACTTCGTTATGTCTCAGCCGGTGCTATATTCATTAGATCATACATTGAGATCGGTGCAaatttttcttttcagatttttctttttcttttttacatGGTATGTCACTTGATTGAGGCTTcattaaatctcagtcgactgagacctagccacATCCTCAATTAATATAGGTACCTCCACAGTATTAATTGAATAGTTAAAATATCTCTGTCAATATAGGTCAGTGAAAATTATATCTGACAAGTATATCATGTTGTTATTCTTCGATGGGAAAATTTCTAATTATTCTCTTGACCATCTCTCTGAACCACATCCGCCTGGGTTTTGAAATGAATAAGGTAGAAGCCCATTCTACCTTTTATTTCGAAAAAGTCTGTTGACAGATGGTTGCTAAGATCTGGTGCATTTTCACAGGTGACATGTCGTTGCATCGTTTCTGGACAACACTACAAGGCTCTTGTGAAGATATAGAATGGTTGCACAGAACTCAAATGTCGCTTATTCAGCTGGCGGAACATCTTTGCTTTCAGGAGCATTTGCATGATGTTAGGTGAAAGGTTTCCCCTGTCCAGCCAAGTGTGAAGAGGAGCTGGCCCCTTTGACGCCGCTTGCTGTAAAGGGCTCAACCTCGTCGGCCGCTCAGCCGGGCTTGGGGTGTGTGGCGGAGGCGAGTGGGGGATGGCAGAAGGTGTTGCCCCGGCGTGGTCCGCGTCACCCCACGTCGCCAGCTCCGACAATGGCCCCGCGTCCCATCCCTGCTTGGCTGCATGGTAGATGCTGCAAATGCCTCACTTCAGGGCATCGTGTAGTTGACTGACGAGATCCGCTTCGGTGTTGTCGTTGCTTGGAGAACGGTCACCTTGCACGCGGTTGCCGCAATCGATGGCGTCCTCTAAGCTCTTTGGCATGCCTTGCCATGCCGCTGGTCCTCGGTATCGTGCATCGTCCTGCTCCAGCTTCATGTGAGGGTCCAATGAAATCCACGCTCCCTTCCAAGGCGCTTCGCCATGGGTCTTGGGCGTCTGTCGTGTCTACTCCTGTTGGCTTGGCTACACCGCTCGATGTGATGTTACAGTCCACTTTGGCGGATCAGACAGCGCTGCTGCAGATTTGCCTGGCGCGTGTTGGGAGTTTTCTCAAGCGAGCGAAGGCTGCTTTGAGCAGTCTCTCCCTTGCGCCGGCTTTGTCGCAGACCACTCCGATGTCACGCCCTCCTGGTGTGGCCGATGTTGGCTCCATTGAGAAAGGGGATCAAGAGCTATATGGATGTTTCTCCCCTCGTGTTGGGGACAGTTCATCGTCTCTGTCGGCCTCGTCCCCTGTGTTGTCTACCACTGAGGGTGAGTCCGTCGTCGTGCTTCAGGCTCCGGTGCTGCAGGCCATGCCCGAGCTGCGGGAGCGATGTCTGAGCCCTACTTCGCCATTGTCTGTGGAGCATTTGGAGGTTAACTCATCGATGACCTTGTGTGAGGGACATGTTTCGCCTCTGTCATCTAAGCAACTGAAGGTGCATGAGTCCATCATGTCGGCAGACCCTACGGTTGATGATGCCGTGTCGATGGTTCCTCTAGTTGAGGATGTCGATGCAACTCGTGTGTTGatgttggctcctcggagccttttgGTGGACGACATTGACACCCAGAAATTTAAGGAGTTTTATGATTTTCTTGACAAATGGGTGGCAGATCAGCCTCAATCTAGCAGAACAAGTGGTTGCCCCTCAAAGGAG contains:
- the LOC119277800 gene encoding ribosomal L1 domain-containing protein 1-like codes for the protein MSPPPQPQQKDKAEHEVPRATVASAVASLTKWMRERAAEAPPNLLADERDDLVVLQLSLRRVPPKPTTKPHLLPLPHPVVAHSAASVCVISDDRAGSGSPAAAAILDAARSLKLPVSEVVPFSALRTDYRPYESRRRFAASYDLFLADRALLPMLPRLLGKAFYSTKKAPIAVDFTRAGWPEQVRKVLSSTFLYLRTGTCSGIKVGRLDMEEDEIVENVMAAVEAAVEKVPKKWANVRALHLKAVDSVALPIYQVVPELGMKIEVPVGRLEAGVGAGEVIDAAQVETGSNRKDKKMKALKNADVNGGAEGVKYKWKRNKKDQTEDVVMEEAQEASENRRKKEAAPLEELSAGEGLKTPKKGKDKKRALDMEVEDASPAEKGRKSEEASNKKSKGKKEGSKQVPEEEEDVGSKKNKGKKGEVKEGKKKKSMQGDSDDGEVLLDGESTPAAVKADKEEKKSKGKKSSVDKMKRSRSKGLRLY